The Plutella xylostella chromosome 12, ilPluXylo3.1, whole genome shotgun sequence genome includes a window with the following:
- the LOC105394361 gene encoding uncharacterized protein LOC105394361, with amino-acid sequence MLPWYVELALDAICLVLMLGAASFWAGSGVESRPKYRDEQTMIGGAIWSQLIINIALMLSVMLDASLDQYIAFYFLFCSTVLLLVTGSLLIWQECKAFMIRVREQRMARTRGVVLDQDPLDRCDWVYMSIATLCVVAGLVCAVHVFLIVLF; translated from the exons ATGCTACCGTGGTACGTTGAGCTGGCTTTGGACGCCATTTGTCTGGTCCTCATGCTGGGAGCAGCTTCATTCTGGGCTGGCTCCGGCGTGGAGTCTCGTCCCAAGTATAGGGACGAACAGACCATGATCGGAGGAGCCATCTGGAGCCAGCTGATCATCAATATTGCGCTAATGCTGTCAGTGATGCTGGATGCCTCGTTAGACCAGTACATTGCTTTTTACTTCTTGTTCTGCAGTACGGTGCTACTGCTAGTGACTGGATCTCTTCTG ATCTGGCAAGAATGCAAGGCTTTCATGATCCGCGTGAGGGAACAAAGGATGGCTCGAACGCGCGGGGTGGTCCTGGACCAAGACCCCCTGGACCGCTGTGACTGGGTCTACATGAGCATAGCCACACTCTGCGTGGTCGCCGGTTTAGTCTGTGCCGTCCATGTGTTccttattgttttattttag